Proteins encoded by one window of Seriola aureovittata isolate HTS-2021-v1 ecotype China chromosome 4, ASM2101889v1, whole genome shotgun sequence:
- the LOC130168056 gene encoding extracellular calcium-sensing receptor-like: MHKAGDVVLGGLFEMHFAPVYLDLSFTSEPQQADCHGFDVLGFRQAQTMAFAIDEINRNSHLLPNVTLGYSLYDNCNQLGIGFRAALSLTSGQEEQVTLHETCVGTPLVLGIVGEDSSTRSIAISTVLGLYRVPMVSYFSTCSCLSDRQKFPSFFRTIPSDAFQVRAMIQILKHFGWTWAGLLISGNDYGLHAARSFQTDLSPSGGGCLAYLEILPEGNDPAEIRRIVDVMRKSTARVVIVFAHESQMINLMEEVVKQNVTGLQWMASEVWTLASVLQTPHLMPYLGGTLGIAIRRGEIPGLREFLLQIRPDLHHNNSYGNDVVNQFWEYTFQCRFAPPPAGWVEAGGALCTGHEDLENVETEFLDTLNLRPEYNVYKAVYALAYAIDDMLQCEPGRGPFSGNSCGNLQRLEPWQLLYYLEKVNFTTPFGDQVSFDENGDVLPIYDIMNWLWLPDGRIKVQNVGEVKTSALKGEELTLDEDKIFWNFESKEPPRSVCSESCPPGTRMARKKGEPECCFDCIPCSEGKISNKTDSMECTSCPVDFWSSPQRDHCVPKKIEFLSYHDPLGICLTVTSLLGTFFCAVVLGIFIYHRRTPIVRANNSELSFQLLFSLKLCFMCSLLFIGRPRQWTCQLRHATFGISFVLCVSCILVKTMVVLAVFKASKPGGGASLKWFGAVQQRGTVLVLTSVQATICTAWLVSSSPVPHKNTKYHNDKIVYECVVGSTIGFAVLLGYIGLLAILSFLLAFLARNLPDNFNEAKLITFSMLIFCAVWVAFVPAYISSPGKYADAVEVFAILASSFGLLVALFGPKCYIILLRPERNTKKAIMGRSITK, encoded by the exons ATGCACAAGGCTGGAGATGTGGTTCTAGGTGGGCTGTTTGAAATGCACTTTGCTCCAGTCTATCTTGATCTGTCTTTTACCTCAGAGCCACAACAGGCTGATTGTCATGG ttttgaTGTTCTAGGATTCAGACAGGCCCAGACCATGGCTTTTGCTATTGATGAGATCAACAGAAACTCACATCTGCTACCTAATGTGACTCTGGGATACAGTCTGTATGATAATTGCAACCAACTAGGAATTGGATTCCGTGCAGCGTTGTCATTAACCAGTGGTCAAGAGGAGCAAGTTACATTACATGAAACCTGTGTAGGAACCCCTCTAGTCCTAGGAATCGTGGGTGAAGATTCCTCTACACGTTCTATTGCAATCTCCACTGTCTTAGGTTTGTACAGAGTGCCCATG GTGAGCTATTTTTCCACATGTTCCTGCCTGAGTGACCGGCAAAAGTTTCCATCCTTCTTTAGGACGATCCCAAGTGATGCTTTCCAG GTGCGTGCTATGATTCAGATTCTAAAACACTTTGGCTGGACTTGGGCAGGTCTGCTGATCAGTGGTAATGATTATGGACTCCACGCTGCCCGATCCTTTCAAACTGACCTGAGTCCATCTGGTGGAGGTTGTCTGGCTTACTTAGAGATTTTGCCAGAGGGCAATGACCCAGCTGAAATTAGAAGGATTGTGGATGTGATGAGGAAGTCCACAGCCCGTGTGGtcattgtgtttgcacatgAGAGTCAAATGATTAATCTCATGGAAGAG GTGGTGAAGCAGAATGTGACAGGCCTGCAGTGGATGGCCAGTGAAGTCTGGACATTAGCTTCTGTTCTCCAGACCCCCCACCTCATGCCGTACCTGGGTGGAACACTGGGCATTGCCATCCGTCGAGGAGAAATACCAGGACTCAGGGAATTCCTCTTACAAATACGTCCTGACCTACACCACAACAACAGCTATGGAAATGATGTG GTAAACCAGTTTTGGGAATACACATTTCAGTGTAGAtttgctccacctccagcaggttGGGTGGAAGCTGGAGGAGCATTATGCACTGGACATGAAGATCTAGAAAATGTGGAGACTGAGTTTTTGGACACTTTAAATCTAAGACCAGAGTACAATGTGTATAAGGCTGTGTATGCCCTGGCATATGCCATTGATGACATGCTGCAGTGTGAGCCAGGGAGAGGGCCTTTCAGCGGGAACAGCTGTGGTAATTTACAAAGACTGGAGCCATGGCAG CTTCTATATTACTTGGAAAAGGTCAACTTCACCACACCATTTGGTGATCAAGTGTCATTTGATGAGAATGGTGATGTCTTACCAATCTATGATATCATGAACTGGCTGTGGCTCCCTGATGGAAGAATTAAAGTTCAGAATGTGGGTGAGGTTAAGACATCAGCCTTAAAAGGTGAAGAACTCACACTTGATGAAGATAAAATCTTCTGGAACTTTGAATCCAAAGAg CCCCCCCGGTCAGTGTGCAGTGAGAGTTGTCCTCCTGGTACCCGCATGGCCAGAAAGAAGGGGGAACCTGAGTGTTGTTTTGACTGTATCCCTTGTTCTGAGGGAAAGATCAGCAATAAGACTG ACTCCATGGAGTGCACAAGTTGTCCAGTGGATTTCTGGTCCAGCCCCCAGCGTGACCATTGCGTTCCAAAGAAAATAGAGTTCCTCTCCTACCATGACCCTCTGGGAATCTGCTTGACAGTCACCTCATTGCTGGGCAcctttttctgtgctgttgtcCTAGGCATCTTTATCTATCATCGCAGAACACCTATAGTACGTGCCAACAATTCTGAACTTAGTTTCCAGTTGTTGTTCTCTCTTAAACTATGTTTCATGTGCTCACTGCTGTTCATTGGCCGTCCCAGACAATGGACATGCCAGCTGAGACATGCAACATTTGGGATCAGCTTCGTTCTTTGTGTCTCATGCATCCTGGTGAAAACCATGGTGGTTCTGGCTGTGTTCAAGGCCTCTAAGCCAGGAGGTGGAGCCAGTCTGAAGTGGTTTggtgctgtgcagcagagagggacagtTCTGGTTCTTACTTCTGTTCAAGCCACAATCTGTACTGCTTGGCTTGTCTCTTCCTCACCTGTtcctcataaaaacaccaaatacCACAATGACAAGATAGTTTATGAGTGTGTAGTTGGCTCCACAATTGGTTTTGCAGTGTTACTGGGCTATATAGGATTACTGGCTATCCTCAGCTTCCTGTTAGCATTTCTGGCAAGGAATCTTCCAGACAATTTCAATGAGGCCAAACTCATCACTTTCAGCATGCTGATCTTCTGTGCTGTGTGGGTGGCCTTTGTCCCTGCTTATATCAGCTCACCAGGCAAATATGCAGATGCAGTGGAGGTATTTGCCATCCTGGCCTCCAGTTTTGGCCTCTTGGTGGCGCTCTTTGGACCCAAATGTTACATAATCCTGCTGAGACCAGAGAGGAACACCAAGAAAGCTATCATGGGTCGAAGCATTACAAAGTGA
- the LOC130168061 gene encoding extracellular calcium-sensing receptor-like, translating into MHKAGDVALGGLFGIHYFSTHPDLSFTSEPQQPTCHGFDVLGFKQAQTMAFTVDEINRNSNLLPNVTLGYSVYDNCNTLGIGFRAAFSLASGQEEQVTLHETCVGTPPVLGIVGDDSSTRSIAISNVLGLYRVPLVSYFSTCSCLSDRQKFPSFFRTIPSDAFQVRAIIQILKYFGWTWAGLLISDNDYGLHAARSFQTDLGPSGGGCLAYLEVLPEGDDPAELRRIVDVIKKSTARVVIVFAHEGHIINLMEEVVKQNVTGLQWIASEAWTSSTTLQTPHLMPYLGGTLGIAIRRGEIPGLREFMLQIRPDLHHNNSYGNNMVNQFWVYTFKCRFAPPPAGWVEAGGALCTGQENLENMETEFLDILNLRPEYNVYKAVYALAYAIDDMLQCEPGRGPFSGNSCGNLQRLEPWQLVYYLQKVNFTTSFGDQVSFDENGDVLPIYDIMNWLWLPDGRIKVQTVGEVKKSVLKGEELTLDEDKIFWNFESKEPPRSVCSESCPPGTRMARKKGEPECCFDCIPCSEGKISNKTDSMECTSCPEDFWSSPQRDHCVPKKTEFLSYHEPLGICLTVTSLLGTIICAVVLGIFIFHRKTPIVRANNSELSFQLLFSLKLCFLCSLLFIGHPRLWTCQLRHAAFGISFVLCVSCILVKTMVVLAVFKASKPGGEASLKWFGALQQRGTVFTLTCIQAAICTAWLVSSSPAPHKNTQYHKDKIVYECIVGSTIGFAVLLGYIGLLAILSFLLAFLARNLPDNFNEAKLITFSMLIFCAVWVAFVPAYISSPGKYADAVEVFAILASSFGLLVALFGPKCYIILMRPERNTKKAIMGRGTSKS; encoded by the exons ATGCACAAGGCTGGAGATGTGGCTCTAGGTGGGCTGTTTGGAATCCACTACTTTTCCACCCATCCTGACCTGTCTTTCACCTCAGAGCCACAGCAGCCTACTTGCCATGG TTTTGATGTTCTAGGATTCAAACAGGCCCAAACCATGGCTTTTACTGTTGATGAGATCAACAGAAACTCCAACCTGCTACCTAATGTGACTCTGGGATACAGTGTGTATGATAACTGCAATACACTAGGAATTGGATTCCGTGCAGCATTTTCATTAGCCAGTGGTCAAGAGGAGCAAGTTACATTACATGAGACCTGTGTAGGAACCCCTCCAGTCCTTGGGATTGTGGGTGATGATTCATCGACACGTTCTATTGCAATCTCCAATGTCTTAGGTTTGTACAGAGTGCCTCTG GTGAGTTATTTTTCTACATGTTCCTGCCTGAGTGACCGGCAAAAGTTTCCATCCTTCTTTAGGACGATCCCAAGTGATGCTTTCCAG GTGCGTGCTATCATTCAGATTCTAAAATACTTTGGCTGGACTTGGGCAGGTCTGTTGATCAGTGATAATGATTATGGACTCCACGCTGCCCGATCCTTTCAAACTGACCTGGGTCCATCTGGTGGAGGTTGCCTGGCTTACTTAGAGGTTTTGCCCGAGGGCGATGATCCAGCTGAACTAAGGAGGATTGTGGATGTGATAAAGAAATCCACAGCTCGTGTGGtcattgtgtttgcacatgAAGGTCACATTATTAACCTAATGGAAGAG GTGGTGAAGCAGAATGTAACAGGCCTGCAGTGGATAGCAAGTGAAGCCTGGACATCATCTACTACGCTGCAGACCCCCCACCTCATGCCGTACCTGGGTGGAACACTGGGCATTGCCATCCGTCGAGGAGAAATACCAGGACTCAGGGAATTCATGTTACAAATACGTCCTGACCTACACCACAACAACAGCTATGGAAATAACATG GTAAATCAGTTTTGGGTATATACATTTAAGTGTAGATTTGCACCACCTCCAGCAGGGTGGGTGGAGGCTGGAGGAGCATTATGCACTGGACAGGAAAATCTAGAGAATATGGAGACTGAGTTCTTGGACATTTTAAATCTCAGGCCAGAGTACAATGTGTATAAGGCTGTGTATGCTCTGGCATATGCCATTGATGACATGCTGCAGTGTGAGCCAGGGAGAGGGCCTTTCAGCGGGAACAGCTGTGGTAATTTACAAAGACTGGAGCCATGGCAG CTCGTATATTACTTgcaaaaggtcaacttcaccACATCGTTTGGTGATCAAGTGTCATTTGATGAGAATGGTGATGTCTTACCAATCTATGATATCATGAACTGGCTGTGGCTCCCTGATGGAAGAATTAAAGTTCAGACTGTAGGTGAGGTTAAGAAATCAGTCTTAAAAGGTGAAGAACTCACACTTGATGAAGATAAAATCTTCTGGAACTTTGAATCCAAAGAG CCCCCCCGGTCAGTGTGCAGTGAGAGCTGTCCTCCTGGTACCCGCATGGCCAGAAAGAAGGGGGAACCTGAGTGTTGTTTTGACTGCATCCCTTGTTCTGAGGGAAAAATCAGCAATAAGACTG ACTCCATGGAGTGCACCAGTTGTCCAGAGGATTTCTGGTCCAGCCCCCAGCGTGACCACTGTGTCCCCAAGAAAACAGAGTTCCTCTCCTACCATGAGCCTCTGGGTATTTGCTTGACAGTCACCTCATTGCTGGGCACAATTATATGTGCTGTTGTCCTAGGGATCTTTATCTTTCACCGCAAAACACCCATAGTACGTGCCAACAATTCTGAACTTAGTTTCCAGTTGTTGTTCTCACTTAAActatgtttcctgtgttcactgctgtttatcGGCCATCCCAGACTGTGGACATGTCAGCTGAGACATGCAGCATTTGGGATCAGCTTTGTGCTTTGTGTCTCATGCATCCTGGTGAAAACCATGGTGGTTCTGGCTGTGTTCAAGGCCTCTAAGCCAGGAGGTGAAGCCAGTCTGAAGTGGTTTGGTGCTttgcagcagagagggacagtTTTCACTCTTACTTGCATTCAGGCAGCAATCTGTACTGCTTGGCTTGTCTCTTCCTCACCAGCACCTCATAAAAACACCCAATACCATAAAGACAAGATAGTTTATGAGTGTATTGTCGGGTCCACAATTGGTTTTGCAGTGTTACTGGGTTATATTGGCTTACTGGCTATCCTCAGCTTCCTGTTAGCTTTTCTGGCAAGGAATCTTCCAGACAACTTCAATGAGGCCAAACTCATCACTTTCAGCATGCTGATCTTCTGTGCTGTGTGGGTGGCCTTTGTCCCTGCTTATATCAGCTCACCAGGCAAATATGCAGATGCAGTGGAGGTATTTGCCATCCTGGCCTCTAGTTTTGGCCTCTTGGTGGCGCTGTTTGGTCCCAAATGTTACATAATCTTGATGAGACcggagagaaacacaaagaaggCCATTATGGGTCGGGGCAccagtaagtcataa
- the LOC130168050 gene encoding extracellular calcium-sensing receptor-like: MAFATEEINRNSNLLPNVTLGYSVYDNCNTLGIGFRAALSLASGLEEQVTLHKTCVGTPPVLGIVGDSSSTRSIAISTVLGLYRVPMVSYFSTCSCLSDRQKFPSFFRTIPSDAFQVRAMIQILKYFGWTWAGLLISDDDYGLHAARSFQTDLGPSGGGCLAYTEILPWSHNPAELRRIVDVMKKSTARVVIVFAHEGHMIDLMEEVVRQNVTGLQWMASEAWTSASVLQTPHLMPYLGGTLGIAIRRGEIPGLREFLLQIHPDLHHNNSYGNNMVNQFWEYTFKCRFAPPPAGWVEAGGALCTGQENLENVETEFLDISNLRPEYNVYKAVYALAYALDEMLQCEPGRGPFSGHSCGNLQGLEPWQLVYYLQKVNFSTPFGDQVSFDENGDVLPIYDIMNWLWLPDGRIKVQNVGEVKKSAFKGEELTLDEDKIFWNFESKEPPRSVCSESCPPGTRMARKKGKPECCFDCILCSEGKISNSTDSMECTSCPVDFWSSPQRDHCVPKKIDFLSYHEPLGICLTTTSLLGTFTCAVVLGIFIYHRKTPIVRANNSELSFQLLLSLKLCFLCSLLFIGHPRLWTCQLRHAAFGISFVLCVSCILVKTMVVLAVFKASKPGGEASLKWFGAVQQRGTVFTLTCIQAAICTAWLVSSSPTPHKNTQYHNDKIVYECVVGSTVGFAVLLGYIGLLAILSFLLAFLARNLPDNFNEAKLITFSMLVFCAVWVAFVPAYISSPGKYADAVEVFAILASSFGLLVALFGPKCYIILMRPERNTKKAIMGRGTSKS, from the exons ATGGCCTTTGCTACTGAGGAAATCAACAGAAATTCCAACCTGCTACCTAATGTGACTCTGGGATACAGTGTGTATGATAACTGCAATACACTAGGAATTGGATTCCGTGCAGCATTGTCATTAGCCAGTGGTCTAGAAGAGCAAGTTACATTACACAAGACCTGTGTAGGAACCCCTCCAGTCCTCGGGATTGTGGGTGATTCCTCCTCTACACGTTCTATTGCAATCTCCACTGTCTTAGGTTTGTACAGAGTGCCTATG GTGAGTTATTTTTCTACATGCTCCTGCCTGAGTGACCGGCAAAAGTTTCCATCCTTCTTTAGGACGATCCCAAGTGATGCTTTCCAG GTGCGTGCTATGATTCAGATTCTAAAATACTTTGGCTGGACTTGGGCAGGTCTGCtcatcagtgatgatgattatggACTCCACGCTGCCCGATCCTTTCAAACTGACCTGGGTCCATCTGGTGGAGGTTGTCTGGCCTATACTGAGATTTTGCCCTGGAGTCATAACCCAGCTGAACTAAGAAGAATTGTGGATGTGATGAAGAAATCCACAGCTCGTGTGGtcattgtgtttgcacatgAGGGTCATATGATTGACCTCATGGAAGAG GTGGTAAGACAGAATGTGACAGGCCTGCAGTGGATGGCTAGTGAAGCCTGGACTTCAGCTTCTGTGCTCCAGACCCCCCACCTCATGCCGTACCTGGGTGGAACACTGGGCATTGCCATCCGTCGAGGAGAAATACCAGGACTTAGGGAATTCCTGTTACAAATACATCCTGACCTACACCACAACAACAGCTATGGAAATAACATG GTAAATCAGTTTTGGGAATATACATTTAAGTGTAGAtttgctccacctccagcaggttGGGTGGAAGCTGGAGGAGCATTATGCACTGGGCAAGAAAATCTAGAAAATGTGGAGACTGAGTTTTTGGACATTTCAAATCTTAGGCCAGAGTACAATGTGTATAAGGCTGTGTATGCTCTGGCATATGCTCTTGATGAAATGCTGCAGTGTGAGCCAGGGAGAGGGCCTTTCAGTGGGCACAGCTGTGGTAATTTGCAAGGACTGGAGCCATGGCAG CTTGTGTATTACTTGCAAAAGGTCAACTTCAGCACACCATTTGGTGATCAAGTGTCATTTGATGAGAATGGTGATGTCTTACCAATCTATGATATCATGAACTGGCTGTGGCTCCCTGATGGAAGAATTAAAGTTCAGAATGTGGGTGAAGTTAAGAAATCAGCCTTCAAAGGTGAAGAACTCACACTTGATGAAGATAAAATCTTCTGGAACTTTGAATCCAAAGAG CCCCCCCGGTCAGTGTGCAGTGAGAGCTGTCCTCCTGGTACCCGCATGGCCAGAAAGAAGGGGAAACCTGAGTGTTGTTTTGACTGCATCCTGTGTTCTGAGGGAAAGATCAGCAATAGCACTG ATTCCATGGAGTGCACAAGTTGTCCAGTGGATTTCTGGTCCAGCCCCCAGCGTGACCATTGTGTTCCTAAGAAAATAGACTTCCTCTCCTACCATGAGCCTCTGGGAATCTGCTTGACAACAACCTCATTGCTGGGCACATTTACCTGTGCCGTTGTCCTAGGGATCTTTATCTATCATCGCAAAACACCCATAGTACGTGCCAACAATTCAGAACTTAGTTTCCAGTTGTTGTTGTCACTTAAACTATGTTTCCTttgttcactgctgtttattGGCCATCCCAGACTGTGGACATGCCAGCTGAGACATGCAGCATTCGGCATCAGCTTTGTGCTTTGTGTCTCATGCATCCTGGTGAAAACCATGGTGGTTCTGGCTGTGTTCAAGGCCTCCAAGCCAGGAGGAGAAGCCAGTCTGAAGTGGTTTggtgctgtgcagcagagagggacagtTTTCACTCTTACTTGCATTCAGGCAGCAATTTGTACTGCTTGGCTTGTCTCTTCCTCACCAACACCTCATAAAAACACCCAATACCACAATGACAAGATAGTTTATGAGTGTGTAGTCGGGTCCACAGTTGGTTTTGCAGTGTTACTTGGTTATATTGGCTTACTGGCTATCCTCAGCTTCCTGTTAGCTTTTCTGGCAAGGAATCTTCCAGACAACTTCAATGAGGCCAAACTCATCACTTTCAGCATGCTGGTCTTCTGTGCTGTGTGGGTGGCCTTTGTCCCTGCTTATATCAGCTCACCAGGCAAATATGCAGATGCAGTGGAGGTATTTGCCATCCTGGCCTCTAGTTTTGGCCTCTTGGTGGCGCTCTTTGGTCCCAAATGTTACATAATCTTGATGAGACCGGAGAGAAACACGAAGAAAGCCATTATGGGTCGAGGCACCAGTAAGTCATGA
- the LOC130168045 gene encoding extracellular calcium-sensing receptor-like, whose amino-acid sequence MRVIVGTKVLMLLYSYFSSAAISDEFSSSCQLQGQFHLNGMHKAGDVVLGGLFEIHFFAVYPELSFTSEPQQPTCDGFDVLGFIQAQTMAFTIDEINRNSHLLPNVTLGYSLYDNCNQLGIGFRAALSLTSGQEEQVTLHETCVGTPPVLGIVGDDSSTRSIAISNVLGLYRVPMVSHYSTCSCLSDRKKFPSFFRTIPSDAFQVRAMIQILKHFGWTWAGLLISDNDYGLHAARSFQSDLGPSGGGCLAYTEILPWTDNPAELRRIVDVIKKSTARVVIVFAHEGHMIDLMEEVVRQNVTGLQWIASEAWTAAAVLQTPRLMPYLGGTLGIAIRRGEIPGLREFMLQIRPDLHHNNSYGNNMVNQFWEYTFHCRITPPPTVWVEAGGALCTGQENLEKVETEFLDTLNLRPEYNVYKAVYALAYALDEMMQCEPGRGPFSGNSCGNLKRLEPWQLIYYLEKVNFTTPFGDEVSFDENGDALPIYDIMNWQWLPDGRIKVQNVGEVKKSAFKGEELTFDEDKIFWNFESKEPPRSVCSESCPPGTRMARKKGEPECCFDCIPCSEGKINNKTDSMECTSCPEDFWSSPQRDHCVPKKIEFLSYHEPLGICLTATSLLGTFICAVVLGIFIYHRKTPIVRANNSELSFQLLFSLKLCFLCSLLFIGRPRLWTCQLRHAAFGISFVLCVSCILVKTMVVLAVFKASKPGGEASLKWFGAVQQRGTVLVLTSVQAAICVAWLVSSSPAPHKNTQYHNDKIVYECVVGSTIGFAVLLGYIGLLAILSFLLAFLARNLPDNFNEAKLITFSMLIFCAVWVAFVPAYISSPGKYADAVEVFAILASSFGLLMALFGPKCYIILLRPERNTKKAIMGRGATKS is encoded by the exons ATGAGGGTCATTGTAGGCACCAAAGTGCTTATGTTATTGTATTCctacttttcctctgctgcaatCTCTGATGAATTTTCTTCCTCCTGCCAGTTACAGGGACAGTTTCATTTGAATGGGATGCACAAGGCTGGAGATGTGGTTCTGGGTGGACTGTTTGAAATTCACTTTTTTGCTGTCTATCCTGAACTGTCTTTTACCTCAGAGCCACAGCAGCCTACCTGCGATGG TTTTGATGTTCTAGGATTCATACAGGCCCAGACCATGGCTTTTACTATTGATGAGATCAACAGAAACTCACACCTGCTACCTAATGTGACTCTGGGATACAGTCTGTATGATAATTGCAACCAACTAGGAATTGGATTCCGTGCTGCATTGTCATTAACCAGTGGTCAAGAGGAGCAAGTTACATTACATGAGACCTGTGTAGGAACCCCTCCAGTCCTTGGGATTGTGGGTGATGATTCATCGACACGTTCTATTGCAATCTCCAATGTCTTAGGTTTGTACAGAGTGCCCATG GTGAGTCATTATTCCACATGTTCCTGCCTGAGTGACCGGAAAAAGTTTCCATCCTTCTTTAGGACGATCCCAAGTGATGCTTTCCAG GTGCGTGCTATGATTCAGATTCTAAAACACTTTGGCTGGACTTGGGCAGGTCTTCTGATCAGTGATAATGATTACGGACTCCACGCTGCTCGATCCTTCCAATCTGACCTGGGTCCATCTGGTGGAGGTTGTCTGGCCTACACAGAGATTTTGCCCTGGACCGACAACCCAGCTGAACTAAGGAGGATTGTGGATGTGATAAAGAAATCCACAGCTCGTGTGGtcattgtgtttgcacatgAGGGTCATATGATTGACCTTATGGAAGAG GTGGTGAGGCAGAATGTGACAGGCCTGCAGTGGATAGCCAGTGAAGCCtggacagcagctgctgtgctccAGACCCCCCGCCTAATGCCGTACCTGGGTGGAACACTGGGCATTGCCATCCGTCGAGGAGAAATACCAGGACTCAGGGAATTCATGTTACAAATACGTCCTGACCTACACCACAACAACAGCTATGGAAATAACATG GTAAATCAGTTTTGGGAATATACATTTCACTGTAGAATAACACCACCTCCAACAGTTTGGGTGGAGGCTGGAGGAGCATTATGCACTGGACAGGAAAATCTAGAGAAAGTGGAGACTGAGTTTTTGGACACTTTAAATCTCAGGCCAGAGTACAATGTGTATAAGGCTGTGTATGCTCTGGCATATGCTCTTGATGAAATGATGCAGTGTGAGCCAGGGAGAGGGCCTTTCAGCGGGAACAGCTGTGGTAATTTGAAAAGACTGGAGCCATGGCAG CTCATATATTACTTGGAAAAGGTCAACTTCACCACGCCATTTGGTGATGAAGTGTCTTTTGATGAGAATGGTGATGCCTTACCAATCTATGATATCATGAACTGGCAGTGGCTCCCTGATGGAAGAATTAAAGTTCAGAATGTCGGAGAGGTTAAAAAATCAGCCTTTAAAGGTGAAGAACTCACATTTGATGAAGATAAAATCTTCTGGAACTTTGAATCCAAAGAG CCCCCCCGGTCAGTGTGCAGTGAGAGCTGTCCTCCTGGTACCCGCATGGCCAGAAAGAAGGGGGAACCTGAGTGTTGTTTTGACTGCATCCCTTGTTCTGAGGGAAAGATCAATAATAAGACTG ACTCCATGGAGTGCACAAGTTGTCCAGAGGATTTCTGGTCCAGCCCCCAGCGTGACCACTGTGTTCCTAAGAAAATAGAGTTCCTCTCCTACCATGAGCCTCTGGGAATCTGCTTGACAGCCACCTCATTGCTGGGCACATTTATCTGTGCTGTCGTCCTAGGCATCTTTATCTATCATCGCAAAACACCTATAGTACGTGCCAACAATTCAGAACTTAGTTTCCAGTTGTTGTTCTCACTTAAActatgtttcctgtgttcactgctgtttatcGGCCGACCCAGACTGTGGACATGCCAGCTGAGACATGCGGCATTTGGGATCAGCTTTGTGCTTTGTGTCTCATGCATCCTGGTTAAAACCATGGTGGTTCTGGCTGTGTTCAAGGCCTCTAAGCCAGGAGGTGAAGCCAGTCTGAAGTGGTTTggtgctgtgcagcagagagggacagtTCTGGTTCTTACTTCTGTTCAAGCAGCAATCTGTGTTGCCTGGCTTGTCTCTTCCTCACCAGCACCTCATAAAAACACCCAATACCACAATGACAAGATAGTTTATGAGTGTGTAGTCGGGTCCACAATTGGTTTTGCAGTGTTACTGGGTTATATTGGCTTACTGGCTATCCTCAGCTTCCTGTTAGCTTTTCTGGCAAGGAATCTTCCAGACAACTTCAATGAGGCCAAACTCATCACTTTCAGCATGCTgattttctgtgctgtgtgggTGGCCTTTGTCCCTGCTTATATCAGCTCACCAGGTAAATATGCAGATGCAGTGGAGGTATTTGCCATCCTGGCCTccagttttggcctcttgatGGCGCTGTTTGGACCCAAATGTTACATAATCCTCCTGagaccagagagaaacacaaagaaagctATTATGGGTCGAGGGGCcacaaagtcataa